One Gemmatimonadaceae bacterium DNA window includes the following coding sequences:
- a CDS encoding nitroreductase family protein, with translation MARFEPLAHERLSAAETARRAADFVAHMHRRRTTRHFSPEPVPRAWIEEAIRAAGTSPSGAHQQPWTFVAVSDPALKQRMREAAEAEEREFYARRITPEWRAALEPLGTDEVKTHLTDAPWVVVLFRQSHGLDANGEKRTFYYTQESCGIAAGFFIAAVHTMGLVTLTHTPSPMGFLGELLERPANEKAFLVMPVGYPAPDAQVPALTRKPLEEIAVFR, from the coding sequence ATGGCTCGCTTCGAACCCCTCGCCCACGAGCGCCTGTCGGCGGCTGAGACCGCGCGTCGCGCCGCCGACTTTGTCGCGCACATGCATCGCCGCCGCACCACGCGCCACTTCTCGCCCGAGCCGGTGCCACGGGCGTGGATCGAAGAGGCTATTCGTGCGGCCGGAACGTCGCCGAGCGGCGCGCACCAGCAGCCGTGGACCTTCGTGGCGGTGAGTGATCCGGCCCTCAAGCAGCGCATGCGCGAGGCCGCTGAAGCCGAGGAGCGCGAGTTCTATGCACGTCGCATCACGCCGGAGTGGCGGGCGGCGCTCGAGCCGCTGGGCACGGATGAGGTGAAGACCCATCTCACCGACGCGCCGTGGGTGGTGGTGCTCTTCCGGCAGAGCCACGGGCTCGATGCGAACGGCGAGAAGCGCACCTTCTACTACACGCAGGAGAGCTGCGGCATTGCCGCCGGTTTCTTCATTGCGGCGGTGCATACGATGGGGCTGGTGACGCTCACGCACACGCCGTCGCCGATGGGGTTTCTGGGCGAGCTCCTCGAGCGGCCGGCAAACGAGAAGGCGTTTCTCGTGATGCCGGTGGGCTATCCGGCACCCGACGCGCAGGTGCCGGCGCTCACGCGCAAACCGCTCGAGGAGATTGCCGTGTTTCGCTGA
- a CDS encoding c-type cytochrome, with product MRALTLLLVPSIALGQSKAAKPAPIVPLKPFTVPAWAIPSAPAPAVVPKPDSTVWHHVPGSPRAYTMKQIGNAFDIPDWFPDEHPRAPTSVLTGRRPNGRACGYCHLPNGAGRPENATLAGLPAAYTLAQVRAFRDSSRKSASKDWAIGSMHAVAAGVTDDDVREAAAYFETLRLTRPNRIVESTTVPKTRVETMLYAKTDEGTEPIAGRLIEVPDEFHRHELRDPTVLYTTYVPPGTVARGRRVVTQGPAGIATACTTCHGPDLLGMAGTPPLAGRSPSSLLRQLVSFRTGARADSASVLMRPIVNALSINDMVAAAAYLGSLPAHKSAKH from the coding sequence GTGAGAGCGCTAACGCTGCTGCTCGTTCCTTCCATCGCGCTCGGGCAAAGTAAAGCGGCGAAGCCCGCGCCGATCGTGCCACTCAAGCCGTTCACGGTGCCCGCGTGGGCCATTCCCAGTGCGCCGGCACCAGCGGTGGTGCCCAAGCCGGATAGCACCGTCTGGCATCATGTGCCCGGATCGCCACGGGCATACACCATGAAGCAGATCGGCAACGCCTTCGACATCCCCGATTGGTTCCCGGACGAGCACCCCCGCGCTCCCACCAGCGTGCTGACCGGCCGACGCCCGAACGGGCGCGCGTGCGGCTACTGCCATCTGCCCAATGGCGCGGGTCGCCCGGAGAACGCCACGCTCGCCGGCTTGCCTGCGGCATACACGCTCGCGCAGGTGCGAGCCTTCCGCGATTCGTCGCGGAAGAGCGCCTCGAAGGATTGGGCCATCGGCTCGATGCACGCGGTAGCCGCCGGCGTCACCGACGACGACGTGCGCGAGGCCGCCGCCTACTTTGAGACGCTCAGGCTGACCCGCCCCAATCGCATCGTCGAATCGACGACGGTACCCAAGACGCGGGTCGAAACGATGCTCTATGCCAAGACCGACGAGGGGACGGAGCCGATCGCCGGGCGGCTCATTGAAGTCCCGGATGAGTTTCATCGCCACGAGTTGCGCGATCCCACCGTGCTCTATACCACCTACGTGCCGCCGGGCACCGTGGCGCGCGGCCGGCGCGTCGTCACGCAGGGCCCAGCAGGCATCGCGACCGCCTGCACGACCTGCCACGGCCCGGATCTCCTGGGCATGGCCGGTACGCCACCGCTCGCCGGCCGGAGCCCATCCAGTTTGCTCCGCCAGCTGGTCAGCTTCCGCACCGGCGCCCGCGCCGACTCGGCCAGTGTGCTGATGCGCCCCATCGTGAATGCGCTCAGCATCAACGACATGGTCGCCGCCGCGGCGTATCTCGGTAGTCTGCCGGCGCACAAGTCCGCGAAGCACTAA
- a CDS encoding GAF domain-containing protein, whose translation MSNLTGSLERFALPVLLVEPESSIIVEMNTAAATLCGSRAAGRRLVDFLGLPSQATRALLSAGMSVGLCEKPVQWTIVGGAPRDVVIDAWAWPESRRPLLLVVVRDVSQRVLLVQTLERTQRLLDFCTKASALATAQPRVSDPFDAICRLAVTTGIAVGARITHVAANGLTQSVSAAGHVSRTGVDGAVLGVQEIPFAGATGARGELQLFHLKQQLPIADEPLLAHLVGLLASELDAHVRAEGPEPPAPAATVQADEGRLGVFEFRMERGEGTCNEDFALMLGYDPSTFELTYTWWQSHIHPDDLPRVLEHRQAMLHGELRQLHTEFRMRTADGQYRWLRAAVHATDPDSRGHPRRLIGTHTDITTQRTTEHAAARRGRGAHATLEMPALAESLEPMAFLQAGLDIAERLTDSRIGFLHFVKGPQQDIELVTWSTATLQSYCTMSEGSRHYPLAKAGIWADACRTRRAIIVNDYAGHIGRTSLPEGHAFLDRFTVVPVIERGAVVMLIGVGNKKVDYDEVDTMSLQILADEIWRLYRWRQDEAALRKASQFHQVLLESLESAVFTCDRDGQVTMHNRVAREWLGVPVDARAPISSADLVPLLHTADGARPLRAEEMPLLRLLAGAEVRGEELRLRVPDRPDRLCRCVGRRWADKTGQSLGALLVMQEVSA comes from the coding sequence ATGTCGAATCTCACCGGAAGTCTCGAGCGGTTCGCGCTGCCGGTATTATTGGTGGAGCCGGAATCGAGCATCATCGTTGAGATGAACACGGCCGCGGCGACATTGTGTGGATCGCGCGCCGCCGGTCGTCGGCTTGTCGACTTTCTGGGATTGCCGTCGCAGGCCACGCGTGCGCTGCTCAGTGCGGGCATGAGCGTGGGGCTCTGCGAGAAGCCTGTGCAGTGGACGATCGTCGGCGGCGCTCCGCGTGACGTCGTCATCGATGCGTGGGCGTGGCCCGAATCGCGGCGTCCGCTCCTGCTGGTCGTGGTGCGCGACGTGAGTCAGCGTGTACTCCTCGTACAGACGCTGGAACGGACACAACGGCTGCTCGACTTCTGCACCAAGGCGTCGGCGCTCGCCACGGCACAGCCGCGTGTCTCCGATCCCTTCGATGCCATCTGTCGGCTCGCCGTCACCACCGGCATTGCGGTGGGGGCGCGGATCACCCATGTCGCCGCCAACGGCCTCACGCAGTCCGTGTCCGCCGCCGGCCATGTCTCACGCACGGGAGTCGATGGCGCGGTGCTTGGCGTCCAGGAGATTCCCTTCGCTGGCGCGACGGGTGCGCGCGGTGAACTGCAGCTGTTCCACCTCAAGCAGCAGCTGCCGATTGCCGACGAGCCACTGCTGGCGCATCTCGTGGGGCTGTTGGCCTCCGAGCTGGACGCGCATGTTCGCGCCGAGGGACCGGAACCACCGGCGCCCGCGGCGACCGTGCAGGCGGATGAGGGGCGCCTCGGCGTGTTCGAATTCCGAATGGAACGCGGCGAGGGCACCTGCAACGAAGATTTTGCTCTCATGCTCGGATACGATCCGTCGACGTTCGAGCTGACGTACACCTGGTGGCAGTCGCACATTCATCCCGATGATCTGCCGCGCGTGCTGGAGCACCGGCAGGCCATGCTCCACGGCGAACTGCGCCAGCTGCACACCGAGTTCCGGATGCGAACCGCCGATGGGCAGTATCGGTGGTTACGGGCCGCGGTGCATGCCACCGACCCGGACAGCCGCGGGCATCCGCGTCGCCTCATCGGTACGCATACGGATATCACGACGCAGCGCACGACCGAACATGCCGCGGCCCGTCGCGGACGTGGGGCGCATGCCACCCTCGAGATGCCGGCGCTCGCCGAATCGCTTGAACCCATGGCATTCCTGCAGGCTGGGCTCGACATCGCCGAGCGCCTGACCGACAGCCGCATCGGCTTCCTGCACTTCGTGAAGGGGCCGCAGCAGGATATCGAACTGGTGACGTGGTCTACCGCCACGCTGCAGTCGTACTGCACCATGAGCGAGGGGAGCCGCCATTACCCATTGGCGAAGGCGGGCATCTGGGCCGATGCCTGTCGCACCCGGCGCGCCATCATCGTGAACGACTACGCCGGCCACATCGGTCGCACGTCGTTGCCGGAGGGCCACGCGTTTCTCGATCGCTTCACCGTCGTGCCGGTCATTGAACGGGGCGCGGTGGTCATGCTGATCGGCGTGGGGAACAAGAAGGTCGATTACGACGAGGTCGATACGATGAGCCTGCAGATTCTCGCGGACGAGATCTGGCGCCTGTATCGCTGGCGGCAGGATGAAGCGGCGCTCCGCAAGGCGTCGCAGTTCCACCAGGTGCTGCTGGAGTCGCTCGAATCGGCGGTGTTCACCTGCGACCGGGACGGGCAGGTCACGATGCACAATCGTGTGGCGCGGGAGTGGCTGGGTGTCCCCGTCGATGCCCGGGCGCCGATCTCCAGTGCGGATCTCGTGCCCCTGCTCCACACGGCCGACGGGGCGCGGCCGCTGCGAGCCGAAGAGATGCCACTCCTGCGGCTGCTCGCGGGAGCCGAGGTGCGCGGGGAGGAACTGCGGCTTCGCGTCCCGGACCGACCCGATCGGCTCTGTCGGTGCGTGGGGCGTCGGTGGGCCGACAAGACGGGCCAGTCGCTCGGTGCGCTGCTCGTGATGCAGGAGGTCAGCGCCTGA